CCCCCGTGTCCGCGGACTGTAGGGGCGGCTGGCGCGCCGATCACGTCGTCGGAACGACGGCGCCTCCTCCGCGCCTGCCGCCCGACCTGAACCCCGCTCACCCCTGCCTTACGTCGCTGGAAACGCGGGCCTTTGGCACGCTGCGCCCCCGCGAATGAGGACCGCAGGCATTTGGTACGCTGCGTCCGCCCGCGAAAACTCAATCGCTCGTCAAATAGGAATGCGCTTCCTTGAGGCGCTCGGGAATCTTGATCCCCTGCGGACACTTCGGTTCGCACTCGCCGCACTCGACGCAGGCGTCGCCGCCGGCGCCGTGCGCGACGTACTGCGCGCGATACCACGCGCCGCTCGACGCCTTCGTCCCGAACACCGCGCTCGCGTTGTACAGCCAGAACGTGTCGGGGATCGCCACGCCGTTCGGGCAGGGCTGGCAGTAGCCGCAGGTCGTGCAGGGCACCATCGTCCGCGCCGCGTAGAAGGCCCGCGCCTCCTCGATCAACGCCAGCTCGTCGGGCCCCATGCCCCCCGCCCGCGCGTCGCGCGCCACGGCGAGGTTCTCGTCAAGCTGCGCGTCCTCGTTCATCCCCGACAGCACGACCTTGACCTCGGGGAGATTGAACAGCCACCGCAACCCCCACTCCGCGGCCGACCGCGCCGGCCCCCGCGCGAAGATCGCCTCGACCTCGGCCGGGACCTTGGCCAGCGAGCCGCCGCGCAGCGGCTCCATCACCACCACGCCGATTCCCCGCTCCGCCGCGGCGCGCAGGCCCGGCAGGCCCGCCTGGAACTCTTGAT
This genomic stretch from bacterium harbors:
- a CDS encoding aldo/keto reductase, producing EQDWERLLDEQLRRLQTDHVDFYLLHALSGERWQKVLDLGGLAAMERARADGRIRHLGFSFHGSPTDFRAILGGHDWEFCQIQLNYVDQEFQAGLPGLRAAAERGIGVVVMEPLRGGSLAKVPAEVEAIFARGPARSAAEWGLRWLFNLPEVKVVLSGMNEDAQLDENLAVARDARAGGMGPDELALIEEARAFYAARTMVPCTTCGYCQPCPNGVAIPDTFWLYNASAVFGTKASSGAWYRAQYVAHGAGGDACVECGECEPKCPQGIKIPERLKEAHSYLTSD